The stretch of DNA ACGATCGGTACGTCAAGGGATACGGCGTTTTCCATTTCATGAGTCACAAGGTCGGGAATTTCGTTCATCTCCTCATCCGGGACTTCGAACAGTAACTCATCGTGGATCTGCAGAATCATTTTTGTTTTCAGTTTTTCATTTCGGAGGCGATCGTGTATGTTAATCATCGCCAGCTTGATCATCTCTGCTGCCGTACCCTGAATGGGCATGTTTACGGCTGCCCGCTCCACGGCCAGTCTCACCCTCTGGTTCGAATGGTCAATATCGAAACAATACCGCTTCCGCCCGAGCATCGTCTGAACGAATTTCTTCTCCCTCGCTTTTTCCAGGGTCTTTTCCACAAAATCTTTAACTCCCGAATACCTTTCGAAATAGGCATC from Candidatus Neomarinimicrobiota bacterium encodes:
- a CDS encoding DNA polymerase, with protein sequence AFEKGEDIHIRTASNIYGVPMDDVLPEMRRIAKVVNFGVMYGAGAFRMSQELGIPLREGQKIIDAYFERYSGVKDFVEKTLEKAREKKFVQTMLGRKRYCFDIDHSNQRVRLAVERAAVNMPIQGTAAEMIKLAMINIHDRLRNEKLKTKMILQIHDELLFEVPDEEMNEIPDLVTHEMENAVSLDVPIVVDWGVGESWYEAH